The proteins below come from a single Rhodococcus sp. WMMA185 genomic window:
- a CDS encoding DUF2505 domain-containing protein, giving the protein MARRIDYSARYKHTPEQVYSAFTDRDYWDARIEEMRKYSENHIEQFEVTDDGIAVVLHHILPRTSLPDIAQSVIKKDMVITRKEFYTPFGEPTTGTYEASIPAGPGSLTGNMKLFATDNGCTFRTTSEAKVYLPFIGGKLEQLMLVNLVDLFRTEAEVTEEWLSQR; this is encoded by the coding sequence ATGGCTCGCCGCATCGACTACTCAGCACGGTACAAGCACACCCCCGAACAGGTGTACAGCGCATTCACCGACCGGGACTACTGGGATGCCCGCATCGAAGAGATGCGGAAGTACTCGGAGAATCATATCGAGCAGTTCGAGGTCACAGACGACGGTATCGCCGTCGTCCTGCACCACATCCTGCCGCGCACGAGTCTTCCGGATATCGCGCAGAGCGTGATCAAGAAAGACATGGTCATCACCCGCAAGGAGTTCTACACGCCTTTCGGAGAACCGACGACAGGCACGTACGAGGCGTCGATTCCGGCGGGGCCGGGCAGTCTCACCGGCAACATGAAGTTGTTCGCCACCGACAACGGGTGCACGTTCCGCACCACGTCGGAGGCCAAGGTGTATTTGCCCTTCATCGGCGGCAAGCTCGAACAGTTGATGCTCGTCAATCTCGTCGACCTCTTCCGTACCGAGGCGGAGGTCACCGAAGAGTGGTTGTCGCAGCGCTGA
- a CDS encoding methylase, translating to MTSAALRRPHGVITRGTTGINRLRRSDRWLVHDPLVRRALNDAADPLVVDLGYGARPHTTFELADRLTAVRRDRRVVGLEIDPERVVENRNGVSFARGGFELSGLRPVLVRAFNVLRQYPEDAVGPAWARMQSGLAPGGLIIDGTCDELGRRCAWVLLDAQRPLSLTLAWDPFDIDRPSDIAERLPKALIHRNVPGEPVHDLLTAADRAWATAAPHAAFGPRIRWRSSLELLRAQGLPVQSQRHRRRDNILTVPWSVVAPHTAD from the coding sequence ATGACTTCCGCAGCATTGCGGCGACCTCACGGCGTCATCACCCGTGGCACGACCGGCATCAACCGACTGCGTCGCAGTGACCGATGGCTGGTTCACGATCCTCTGGTACGGCGGGCACTGAACGACGCCGCGGACCCACTCGTGGTCGATCTCGGGTACGGCGCCCGCCCGCACACAACATTCGAGCTCGCGGATCGACTCACTGCGGTACGGAGGGACCGCCGGGTCGTGGGTCTCGAGATCGACCCGGAGCGCGTAGTCGAGAACAGGAACGGGGTGAGTTTCGCCCGCGGCGGGTTCGAACTCTCCGGGCTCCGGCCCGTGCTCGTCCGAGCGTTCAATGTGCTGCGCCAATACCCCGAGGATGCGGTCGGGCCTGCTTGGGCACGTATGCAGTCCGGGCTCGCGCCGGGCGGCCTGATCATCGACGGAACCTGTGACGAGCTCGGCCGACGCTGCGCCTGGGTACTGCTCGACGCCCAACGACCTCTGTCTCTGACGCTCGCGTGGGACCCCTTCGACATCGACAGACCCTCCGACATCGCCGAACGCCTTCCGAAGGCCCTGATCCATCGCAACGTCCCTGGCGAGCCGGTTCACGACCTACTCACGGCAGCCGACCGCGCTTGGGCCACGGCGGCGCCACACGCCGCGTTCGGGCCTCGAATACGGTGGCGATCTTCTTTGGAACTCCTTCGCGCGCAGGGACTTCCGGTGCAGAGTCAGAGACATCGACGGCGTGACAACATCCTCACCGTTCCCTGGTCAGTGGTCGCTCCCCACACAGCCGATTAG
- a CDS encoding type IV toxin-antitoxin system AbiEi family antitoxin domain-containing protein, with protein sequence MPGWLAPRSGDPEREGVVEELTRAAMAQAGYFTTTQVLRLGFAASDIGEHLADGSWVKIERDLFRLRDCPRSDLEEFAKWCTWFGAAAAVSHQSAAELHGLGHLYPRFIHLSTVLSPPSPTQQLALHRRSLGPEEVEQVGPLRITTPKRTALDLAASGISQELLDEVVADGVAIGRLSASALQRECGSLPGQVAQRVERALAACT encoded by the coding sequence ATGCCCGGATGGTTGGCACCGCGTTCCGGTGACCCGGAGCGAGAAGGTGTGGTTGAAGAACTGACCCGCGCCGCGATGGCTCAGGCGGGGTACTTCACCACGACGCAAGTGCTTCGCCTCGGCTTTGCAGCCTCGGACATCGGCGAGCACCTCGCCGACGGGTCGTGGGTCAAGATCGAGCGAGACCTGTTCCGGTTGAGGGATTGTCCGCGCTCCGACCTCGAAGAGTTCGCGAAGTGGTGCACCTGGTTCGGTGCCGCGGCGGCGGTCTCGCACCAAAGTGCGGCCGAACTCCACGGTCTCGGGCACCTCTACCCGAGATTCATCCATCTCTCCACGGTGCTGTCGCCGCCGTCGCCGACGCAGCAATTGGCGTTGCATCGGCGGTCGCTGGGCCCCGAGGAGGTCGAGCAGGTCGGCCCGCTTCGCATCACGACGCCGAAGCGCACCGCACTCGATCTCGCGGCCAGCGGTATCTCGCAGGAGTTGCTCGACGAGGTAGTCGCCGACGGAGTCGCGATCGGTCGGCTGAGCGCGAGTGCGTTGCAGCGCGAATGCGGGTCGCTGCCGGGGCAGGTGGCGCAGAGGGTCGAACGCGCTCTGGCCGCCTGCACTTGA
- a CDS encoding LmeA family phospholipid-binding protein: protein MAARTNSAAPRSNRVLIISLTVIVTLVAVLVAGELYVRHNVKTCMADQFESQLGSQVDVGLSWKPVLLQSIDKNTPYITIDSDDTRFGPAEGMQVHARINDIRIEDNADSSGTIGSSEASVNWSTEGILTTLQQQTFGSLISGVTADSNAGTLKFDVGPAGLAGLTVKPTVSNGTVDVETVGAEILGFGLPTDLVDGIVQTLTSSLQTYPLGMQPTSLQVTDDAINITLDGGPYTMPPADTAAQQQQQQSSCGILL from the coding sequence ATGGCAGCCCGAACGAACTCCGCCGCACCCCGAAGCAACCGGGTGCTCATCATCTCTCTGACCGTGATCGTCACACTCGTGGCGGTCCTCGTGGCCGGCGAGCTCTACGTGCGCCACAACGTGAAGACCTGCATGGCGGACCAGTTCGAGAGTCAACTCGGCTCGCAGGTCGATGTCGGGCTGAGTTGGAAGCCCGTTCTTCTCCAGTCGATCGACAAGAACACCCCCTACATCACCATCGACAGCGACGACACGAGGTTTGGCCCAGCAGAGGGAATGCAGGTACACGCCCGAATCAACGACATCCGGATCGAGGACAACGCCGACAGCAGCGGCACGATCGGCAGCTCCGAGGCAAGTGTCAACTGGTCCACCGAAGGCATTCTCACAACACTGCAACAGCAGACATTCGGCTCGCTGATCAGCGGAGTGACCGCCGATTCCAACGCGGGAACATTGAAGTTCGACGTCGGCCCTGCCGGGCTGGCCGGTCTGACAGTCAAACCCACCGTCTCAAACGGAACAGTTGATGTGGAGACAGTAGGCGCGGAGATCCTCGGGTTCGGACTTCCCACTGATCTCGTGGACGGCATCGTCCAAACCCTCACGTCGAGCCTGCAGACCTACCCACTCGGCATGCAACCGACCTCGTTGCAGGTCACCGACGACGCCATCAACATCACACTCGACGGCGGACCGTACACGATGCCGCCCGCCGATACCGCTGCGCAACAGCAACAGCAACAGAGCAGCTGCGGAATTCTGCTCTGA
- the deoC gene encoding deoxyribose-phosphate aldolase — protein MPDAPLTRSQVADLVDHTLLAPQATVDDVNALIDEARSLGVLAVCVSPSMLPIRAPGLVTAAVVGFPSGKHHSLVKGAEARLAVDQGAQEIDMVIDIGAAVAGDFNAVLADVLTVREAVGENAVLKVILETAALTDEMIVRACQAAEQAGADFVKTSTGFHPAGGATVEAVRLMAQTVGGRIGVKASGGIRTAEVALDMIAAGATRLGLSRTRAVLDGLPD, from the coding sequence ATGCCCGACGCCCCATTGACCCGTTCGCAAGTGGCCGATCTCGTCGACCACACGCTTCTCGCACCCCAAGCAACCGTCGACGACGTCAACGCGCTGATCGACGAAGCCCGTTCTCTCGGCGTACTCGCCGTTTGCGTGTCGCCCTCGATGTTGCCGATACGGGCCCCTGGCTTGGTGACGGCTGCGGTGGTCGGATTCCCTTCGGGAAAACACCACTCGCTGGTCAAAGGCGCCGAGGCACGGCTGGCCGTGGATCAGGGCGCGCAGGAAATCGACATGGTGATCGACATCGGTGCAGCGGTGGCCGGCGACTTCAACGCCGTGCTCGCCGATGTCCTCACGGTGCGGGAGGCAGTCGGCGAGAACGCGGTGCTCAAGGTAATTCTCGAGACAGCGGCGCTCACCGACGAGATGATCGTCCGGGCGTGCCAAGCGGCCGAACAGGCGGGTGCGGACTTCGTGAAGACGTCCACCGGATTCCATCCCGCGGGTGGAGCAACGGTGGAGGCAGTGCGACTGATGGCTCAGACCGTCGGCGGGCGGATCGGGGTCAAGGCGAGCGGAGGAATCCGTACCGCCGAGGTCGCACTCGACATGATCGCGGCCGGAGCGACGCGGCTGGGATTGTCGAGAACCCGTGCCGTTCTGGACGGGTTGCCCGACTGA
- a CDS encoding class I SAM-dependent methyltransferase, protein MSDLGSTFDEARQEFARLTTAVWAPAGQSLVFQLGLRPGDAVLDVCCGAGSSAIPAAAAVGQSGLVHAVDLADELLEQGRLNASERGLQNIEFVCADATEWEPPSTVPQLGYDGLACSYGVFFLPHMDAAFTRLAGLVRPGGKIGITVWRRGAVCEFADTFLDAVARHGERSIGPAGAAFDILERMDTPDRLHQWLAGLGAHATEVRELSNIIPATPEFAWDAVLGGPLRGALSSFDAHTIEAIRRDFLELLTDRAIHDIDAGTLVGTATTNEPNAT, encoded by the coding sequence ATGAGTGATCTGGGATCGACCTTCGACGAGGCTCGGCAGGAATTCGCCCGTCTCACGACGGCAGTATGGGCGCCGGCGGGCCAGTCTCTCGTCTTCCAACTCGGCCTGCGACCGGGAGACGCTGTTCTCGACGTGTGCTGCGGCGCAGGATCTTCGGCGATTCCGGCGGCCGCAGCGGTGGGTCAGTCCGGGCTCGTCCACGCGGTCGACCTGGCTGATGAACTACTCGAACAGGGACGACTGAACGCCTCCGAACGTGGGCTGCAGAACATCGAATTCGTCTGCGCAGACGCGACCGAATGGGAGCCACCGAGCACCGTCCCACAACTCGGCTACGACGGTCTCGCGTGTTCCTACGGAGTGTTCTTCCTGCCCCACATGGACGCGGCGTTCACTCGGCTGGCCGGCCTGGTTCGACCCGGCGGCAAGATCGGAATCACCGTGTGGAGGCGTGGTGCGGTGTGCGAGTTCGCAGACACCTTCCTCGACGCGGTCGCGCGGCACGGCGAACGCAGCATAGGCCCAGCCGGGGCCGCGTTCGACATTCTCGAGCGCATGGACACCCCCGACCGTCTCCACCAGTGGCTTGCCGGGCTCGGTGCCCACGCGACCGAGGTCCGGGAACTGTCCAACATCATCCCCGCGACCCCCGAGTTCGCCTGGGACGCTGTCCTCGGTGGACCCCTTCGCGGGGCACTGTCCTCGTTCGACGCACACACCATCGAGGCGATCCGCCGCGATTTCCTCGAGCTACTCACCGACCGTGCGATTCACGACATCGACGCCGGGACGCTGGTCGGGACCGCTACCACGAATGAGCCGAACGCAACCTGA
- the purU gene encoding formyltetrahydrofolate deformylase, translating to MNAASIEDHRYVLSLGCPDRTGIVARISTFLAEVGGWIVEAAYHADADTGWFFTRQAVRASSVGMSIDELRERFAPVAAELGPETEWTVSDTGARKRVVLLVSKEAHCLHDLLGRAAGGELPAEVCAVIGNHRDLESVSRAHGIDFHHVPFSKDPAERGPSFERVRELVDAHDPHAIVLARFMQVLPPALCENWAGRAINIHHSFLPSFVGARPYHQAFARGVKLIGATCHYVTAELDAGPIIEQDVIRVDHADEVADMVRQGRDIEKLVLSRGLRWHLEDRVLVHGRKTVVFS from the coding sequence ATGAACGCTGCTTCGATCGAGGACCACCGGTACGTTCTATCCCTCGGTTGCCCTGACCGCACCGGCATCGTCGCCCGCATTTCGACGTTTCTCGCCGAGGTGGGGGGCTGGATCGTCGAGGCGGCCTACCACGCCGACGCCGACACGGGTTGGTTCTTCACCCGTCAGGCGGTGCGGGCTTCCTCGGTCGGGATGTCCATAGATGAACTTCGGGAGCGCTTCGCGCCCGTCGCCGCAGAACTCGGCCCCGAAACGGAATGGACGGTGTCCGACACAGGAGCACGCAAGCGCGTGGTGCTGCTCGTCAGCAAAGAGGCCCACTGCCTCCACGACCTGTTGGGGCGTGCCGCAGGTGGTGAGTTGCCCGCCGAGGTCTGCGCCGTGATCGGCAACCACCGCGATCTCGAAAGCGTCTCACGAGCGCACGGCATCGACTTCCACCACGTCCCCTTCTCGAAGGATCCCGCAGAGCGGGGACCTTCGTTCGAACGGGTGCGTGAACTCGTCGATGCACACGACCCTCACGCCATCGTGCTGGCACGTTTCATGCAGGTGCTGCCGCCAGCGCTCTGCGAGAACTGGGCCGGCCGCGCCATCAACATCCATCACAGCTTCCTGCCCTCGTTCGTCGGCGCCCGCCCGTACCACCAGGCGTTCGCGCGCGGGGTAAAACTCATAGGCGCAACCTGCCACTACGTGACTGCGGAACTCGACGCGGGCCCCATCATCGAACAGGACGTGATCCGTGTCGACCACGCAGACGAGGTCGCCGACATGGTCCGGCAGGGCCGCGACATCGAGAAACTCGTTCTCTCCCGTGGCCTTCGCTGGCATCTCGAGGATCGCGTCCTGGTGCACGGGCGAAAGACGGTGGTGTTCAGCTAG
- a CDS encoding alpha/beta fold hydrolase, translated as MFGSSRITGREVLVGVAGAAILVTAAAAVARYRRTTREMTSTSATLRNELLRTPSLQPDVMEILTDDGATLHVQAYGPQGGEPIVLSHGWACSCEYWYPQVNALAGEYRVITYDQRGHGRSTAGSLAFSPGVLGDDLSAVLKATVPNASVNGHKKAVIVGHSMGGMSVMAWAGRHPDQVNRYASAVLLASTACDRLIADTTVLPLPNRFPRVPVPVGRALLSSPVPLVSSPATTRALQYAAMSPNASRDEVQFCEKIVRDCDPRIRGNWGAALSGLDIHEALENLSVPTTVLVGSGDRLTPPVHSRRLARMLDEAGNLERLVVLPGVGHMSSVENIDEFDREIVHLRNL; from the coding sequence ATGTTCGGCAGTTCGCGTATCACGGGCCGTGAGGTACTCGTCGGGGTTGCAGGGGCGGCCATCCTAGTCACCGCAGCTGCAGCGGTGGCCCGCTACAGGCGCACGACCCGAGAGATGACATCCACGTCGGCGACCTTGCGGAACGAATTGCTCCGCACCCCGAGCCTGCAACCCGACGTGATGGAGATCCTCACCGACGACGGAGCCACGCTCCACGTCCAAGCCTACGGACCTCAGGGCGGCGAACCCATTGTGCTGAGCCACGGTTGGGCCTGTTCCTGCGAGTACTGGTACCCGCAGGTGAACGCACTGGCTGGTGAGTATCGCGTGATCACCTATGACCAACGCGGACACGGCCGCAGCACGGCGGGCTCGCTCGCTTTCAGCCCGGGAGTTCTCGGGGACGACTTGTCAGCGGTCTTGAAAGCGACTGTGCCGAATGCGTCGGTCAACGGACACAAGAAGGCTGTGATCGTCGGTCACAGCATGGGCGGCATGAGCGTCATGGCCTGGGCGGGTCGGCACCCCGATCAGGTGAACAGGTACGCCTCGGCTGTACTGCTGGCCAGCACAGCGTGCGATCGGCTCATCGCAGACACCACCGTGCTCCCACTCCCGAACCGATTTCCTCGGGTCCCGGTACCGGTCGGCCGGGCATTGCTGAGTTCACCCGTGCCGCTTGTCTCTTCGCCTGCGACGACGCGCGCGCTCCAGTATGCGGCGATGTCACCGAACGCTTCGCGCGACGAAGTTCAGTTTTGCGAGAAGATCGTTCGCGATTGTGATCCACGTATTCGCGGCAACTGGGGTGCGGCACTCAGTGGCCTGGATATCCATGAGGCGTTGGAGAATCTGAGCGTCCCGACCACGGTGCTCGTCGGATCCGGGGACCGATTGACCCCGCCGGTCCACTCGCGCAGGCTTGCTCGAATGTTGGACGAGGCCGGAAACCTCGAGCGCCTCGTCGTTCTTCCCGGTGTCGGTCACATGAGTTCGGTGGAGAACATCGACGAGTTCGATCGGGAGATCGTGCATCTGCGAAACCTATAG
- a CDS encoding DUF2516 family protein translates to MIQVDGIISLIFFVLQIIALGGAGFAVFHAARQRKDAFTAVDKLTKPIWLGILVAALLVLLIFPPVSLLGIIAVIAVCVYLVDVRPRVDDIQRGPRR, encoded by the coding sequence GTGATTCAAGTTGACGGCATCATTTCGCTGATCTTTTTCGTACTTCAGATCATTGCGCTCGGTGGTGCGGGTTTCGCGGTGTTTCACGCGGCCCGCCAGCGCAAAGACGCGTTTACGGCCGTGGACAAGTTGACCAAGCCGATCTGGCTGGGCATCCTCGTCGCCGCGCTCCTCGTCCTGCTGATTTTCCCGCCGGTAAGTTTGCTGGGCATCATTGCGGTGATTGCCGTGTGTGTCTATCTGGTGGACGTGCGTCCACGCGTTGATGACATACAGCGCGGCCCGCGCAGGTAG
- the tadA gene encoding major lipid droplet protein TadA: protein MTDLKTIDRAKTSLYAAVGAGDVVVQAVADVVAQARSRAESTQGDVEERVGDARERFAGLQEEVTESVENLRDRLAGLPSELPEELAELREKFTPEELRKVAEAYLKVASDLYTSLAERGEDTVERIRKQPAVEESIVRAETAFGDAVELTEEALGTVARQTRAVGEQAAKLAGLASGRISDTAEGLGEVIADAGDDAALKVLDLGDQVEEASKDAADRVTAVADDVQARTEKAAPAKAPAAKKAAPAKAPAAKKAAPAKAASGPAKKAPAKKA from the coding sequence ATGACTGACCTGAAGACCATCGACAGAGCCAAGACCTCGCTGTACGCAGCGGTAGGCGCCGGAGATGTCGTGGTGCAGGCCGTCGCAGACGTCGTGGCCCAGGCTCGCTCGCGCGCCGAGAGCACCCAGGGTGATGTCGAAGAGCGCGTCGGAGACGCCCGCGAGCGCTTCGCCGGGCTGCAGGAAGAGGTCACCGAGAGCGTCGAGAACCTCCGCGATCGTCTCGCGGGGCTGCCCTCCGAGCTGCCCGAGGAGCTCGCCGAGCTGCGGGAGAAGTTCACCCCGGAGGAACTGCGCAAGGTTGCCGAGGCCTACCTCAAGGTCGCATCCGACCTGTACACGTCCCTTGCGGAGCGTGGCGAAGACACTGTCGAGCGCATCCGCAAGCAGCCCGCGGTCGAGGAGAGCATCGTCAGGGCCGAGACCGCTTTCGGTGACGCCGTCGAGCTGACCGAGGAAGCTCTCGGCACCGTGGCACGCCAGACCCGCGCCGTGGGCGAGCAGGCTGCCAAGCTTGCAGGCCTCGCTTCGGGACGTATCTCCGACACCGCCGAGGGCCTCGGCGAGGTCATTGCCGACGCCGGCGACGATGCTGCGCTGAAGGTTCTCGACCTCGGCGATCAGGTCGAGGAGGCATCGAAGGACGCCGCCGATCGTGTGACTGCAGTCGCCGACGATGTCCAGGCTCGCACCGAGAAGGCTGCGCCGGCCAAGGCTCCCGCCGCGAAGAAGGCTGCGCCGGCCAAGGCTCCCGCCGCGAAGAAGGCTGCTCCGGCCAAGGCCGCAAGCGGTCCGGCCAAGAAGGCTCCAGCCAAGAAGGCTTGA
- a CDS encoding helix-turn-helix domain-containing protein, with protein MAGDEDCEAAGAGDLAARVVSNAAHDIGGFIRAQREAAHVSMRQLAQLAGVSNPYLSQIERGLRKPSAEVLGQIAKGLRLSSEVLYVQAGYLEQRPHGPVRDALLADTAITERQKQVLLEIYESFRRENDAAEAGGPPESKLATEERTSEPRTEEPQRSDSQTPEPESHHIEQEKADD; from the coding sequence ATGGCAGGCGACGAGGATTGCGAAGCGGCCGGGGCAGGAGATTTGGCTGCTCGCGTAGTCAGCAACGCTGCTCACGATATCGGCGGCTTCATTCGTGCGCAGCGCGAGGCGGCTCACGTGTCGATGCGCCAGTTGGCGCAGCTAGCCGGCGTCAGTAATCCGTATCTGAGTCAGATCGAACGGGGGTTGCGCAAACCCTCGGCCGAAGTGCTCGGACAGATAGCCAAGGGCCTCCGGCTGTCATCGGAGGTCCTGTATGTCCAGGCGGGGTACCTCGAGCAACGGCCGCACGGTCCTGTCCGTGATGCCCTACTCGCTGATACGGCGATCACCGAGCGGCAAAAGCAGGTGCTGCTCGAAATCTATGAGTCGTTCCGTCGGGAGAACGACGCGGCGGAAGCGGGTGGCCCCCCGGAATCCAAGCTTGCGACCGAAGAGCGGACGTCCGAGCCTCGAACAGAAGAACCCCAGCGTTCTGATTCCCAGACGCCGGAACCAGAATCCCACCACATTGAACAGGAGAAAGCCGATGACTGA
- a CDS encoding DUF445 domain-containing protein: MDQLSLGAFDDDVKRRDLRKMKAVATGFLVFATVVYLVCRWQESRGAGEWVGYVRAASEAGMVGALADWFAVTALFRHPLGLPIPHTAIIKRKKDQLGASLSSFVGKNFLAPEVVSDKVQAADIPRRLGTWMAEPKHAERIAAETATILRGIVEVLRDEDVQQIIDNTLVRRLAEPRWGPPIGRVLAELLRENRQLPILDLLAERAHQWALGSQETIDRVISRDSPAWSPKFVDAMLGEKIHRELVEFTWKVRSNPEHEVRQAANRFLVDFANDLQNDLATIEKAEKIKAEIMGREEVTGLAAATWKVAKRLVLESVDDPRSTLRTKVAENVVGFGERLRDEHELRAKIDGWVLSGTRYIVDHYTDEITGIITDTVERWDAEETSAKIELQVGRDLQFIRINGAVVGAIAGLAIYTLSTLMFG, from the coding sequence GTGGACCAACTGAGCCTTGGCGCCTTCGACGACGATGTGAAGCGACGCGACCTTCGCAAGATGAAGGCTGTGGCGACGGGCTTCCTCGTCTTCGCCACCGTCGTGTACCTGGTCTGCCGATGGCAGGAGTCGCGTGGGGCGGGGGAATGGGTCGGGTACGTGCGGGCTGCGTCGGAGGCCGGGATGGTCGGCGCGCTTGCTGACTGGTTCGCCGTTACAGCGCTTTTTCGGCATCCACTCGGATTGCCGATTCCGCACACCGCGATCATCAAGCGCAAGAAGGATCAGCTCGGTGCGAGCCTGAGCAGTTTCGTTGGTAAGAACTTTCTCGCACCCGAGGTGGTCTCCGACAAGGTGCAGGCCGCTGACATCCCACGGCGGCTGGGTACCTGGATGGCGGAGCCCAAACACGCCGAACGGATCGCGGCCGAGACGGCCACGATCCTGCGTGGAATTGTCGAGGTCCTGCGCGATGAGGACGTGCAGCAGATCATCGACAACACCCTCGTGCGCAGGCTCGCCGAGCCGCGGTGGGGGCCGCCGATCGGCCGCGTTCTCGCTGAACTTCTGCGTGAGAATCGGCAACTCCCAATCCTGGATCTACTTGCCGAGCGTGCACACCAGTGGGCGCTGGGCAGCCAGGAGACCATCGACCGGGTCATCAGCCGTGACTCGCCCGCGTGGTCGCCCAAGTTCGTGGATGCGATGCTCGGCGAGAAGATTCACAGGGAACTGGTCGAATTCACTTGGAAGGTGAGATCGAATCCCGAGCACGAAGTGCGACAGGCGGCCAACCGTTTCCTCGTCGATTTCGCCAACGACCTGCAAAATGACCTCGCAACCATCGAGAAGGCAGAGAAGATCAAGGCCGAGATCATGGGTCGCGAGGAGGTGACTGGACTCGCTGCCGCAACCTGGAAGGTGGCCAAACGCCTGGTCTTGGAGTCGGTCGATGACCCACGCAGCACGCTGCGCACCAAGGTCGCGGAGAACGTCGTCGGGTTCGGCGAGCGATTGCGTGACGAGCACGAACTCAGGGCCAAGATCGACGGTTGGGTGCTTTCCGGCACGAGGTACATCGTCGACCACTACACAGACGAGATCACCGGGATCATCACGGACACCGTGGAGCGCTGGGATGCCGAGGAAACGTCCGCCAAGATCGAACTCCAGGTGGGCAGGGACCTGCAGTTCATCCGCATCAACGGCGCTGTGGTCGGTGCGATTGCCGGCCTGGCCATTTACACCCTCTCGACACTGATGTTCGGCTGA
- a CDS encoding TetR/AcrR family transcriptional regulator translates to MTKLDKATKPDGRKRRWREHKIARREELVDGTIAAIRLRGRDIGMDEIASEIGISKTVLYRYFADKSDLTNATMARYVETTLAPRIYEAIGEDLDDFELTRATVTAYVETVASDPDVYLYIMANDSGSGRNAVADSERLIADVLATVLGERLREMEMDSGGVVPWAYAIVGGVQLATHWWISNRSMSVEALINYLTMMIWGGLTGIAEVSGSPARFNSIPHPLLPPESD, encoded by the coding sequence ATGACGAAGCTGGACAAAGCAACAAAGCCCGACGGGCGCAAGCGCCGCTGGCGTGAGCACAAGATCGCGCGACGAGAAGAACTCGTAGACGGAACGATTGCGGCCATCCGCCTTCGCGGACGAGACATCGGCATGGATGAAATCGCGTCGGAGATCGGTATCTCCAAGACCGTGCTCTATCGGTACTTCGCGGACAAGAGCGACCTGACGAATGCGACCATGGCGCGTTACGTAGAGACCACGCTCGCGCCGAGGATCTACGAGGCCATCGGTGAAGACCTCGACGACTTCGAGCTGACCCGCGCCACCGTCACCGCGTACGTGGAGACGGTGGCATCGGATCCCGACGTGTACCTGTACATCATGGCCAACGACTCGGGGTCCGGGCGCAACGCGGTGGCCGATTCCGAGCGCTTGATCGCCGACGTCCTCGCCACCGTTCTGGGCGAGCGACTACGCGAAATGGAGATGGACTCCGGCGGAGTAGTCCCGTGGGCGTACGCGATCGTCGGAGGCGTTCAGCTCGCCACACACTGGTGGATCTCCAACCGGTCCATGTCGGTCGAGGCGCTGATCAATTACCTCACGATGATGATCTGGGGCGGCCTGACAGGAATCGCAGAGGTCAGCGGATCGCCCGCGCGTTTCAATTCGATCCCTCACCCTCTGCTTCCACCCGAGAGTGACTGA